A genome region from Columba livia isolate bColLiv1 breed racing homer chromosome 2, bColLiv1.pat.W.v2, whole genome shotgun sequence includes the following:
- the NBN gene encoding nibrin isoform X3: MASVKVTVKTTCALICGRPIIKPEFFVELIKAIQSGQQLPDHECFYPPVDEPSIGTQKLDLSERHERKKVFSGKTFVFLTAKQHKRLGPAVILGGGVAKLMTEGRKETSLLVSPEVCVVDVGLTNSQIPGTDSILTLLQSKDLRAIPEAEIGLAVIFMSTEKYCNPQKQPGNKAVTRSAATSVLLRRDVSQSLAVDETIMPTAADNSTVYVADTETEEQTCMEIANNPQMDRRCKMAFQDITAVKKNPNTSGNVNAGASISRMNRTPGFSQKSDPVSPSKISEAGKPSECASHRQSNTITNYFQVARKRERDEGGEETSVPKVPKLGERSSPVSKCTESTASSMWNRKGEQHQKGNTIVDSNPDFVLEDTGRELTGKSGKLASDKTDTKITSSEKHAPKKRKELDDLSEDTEALEIVFGSRDLDWEDQMADQDQEAQGNIKKKRCLEAKGSSIQKVNVKQRDENKMLKEEELESVLSSEMKSEIKQETPVLDDSSNLPSRLLLTEFRSLVVSHPRQSTQFTGNSSYGGKKNFKMFKKVAYPGAGQLPYIIGGSDLIAHHAKKNSELEEWLRQEMEEQNRHAREESLADDLFRYDPNVKRRR, encoded by the exons ATGGCATCAGTAAAAGTTACTGTTAAG acTACATGTGCTTTGATTTGTGGTAGACCAattataaaaccagaattttttgTTGAACTAATCAAAGCTATTCAGTCTGGGCAACAGTTGCCTGATCATGAATG CTTTTATCCTCCAGTTGATGAACCTTCCATTGGCACTCAAAAACTGGATTTATCTGAGCgtcatgaaaggaaaaaagtattcaGTGGAAaaacttttgtatttttaactgCCAAGCAG CACAAGAGACTGGGTCCAGCAGTTATTCTTGGCGGAGGGGTAGCAAAATTGATGAcggagggaagaaaagaaacatctttACTGGTTTCTCCTGAAGTCTGTGTTGTTGATGTGGGGTTGACAAACTCTCAGATCCCTGGAACTGATTCCATTCTGACTCTCTTGCAAAG TAAGGATCTCAGGGCTATTCCTGAGGCAGAAATTGGATTGGCAGTTATCTTCATGTCTACGGAAAAATACTGCAACCCTCAAAAGCAGCCTGGTAACAAAG CTGTCACTAGAAGTGCTGCCACATCAGTTCTGCTGCGGAGAGACGTTTCTCAGAGTTTGGCTGTGGATGAAACCATTATGCCAACTGCTGCAGATAACAGCACAGTATATGTAGCTGatacagaaacagaagagcagACATG taTGGAGATAGCGAATAATCCCCAGATGGACAGAAGATGCAAAATGGCTTTCCAGGATATCACCGCTGTgaagaaaaaccccaacacaagTGGCAATGTAAATGCAGGAGCTTCAATATCTAGAATGAACAGAACACCTGGGTTTAGTCAAAAAAGTGATCCTGTCTCGCCATCCAAAATTTCAGAAGCTGGTAAACCCAGTGAGTGCGCTTCACATCGCCAGTCTAACACAATTACAAATTACTTCCAGGTAGCTAGAAAGAG GGAAAGAgatgaaggaggagaagaaacatCTGTACCCAAAGTACCAAAACTGGGGGAACGGTCATCGCCTGTTTCCAAATGCACTGAATCCACAGCTTCATCCATGTGGAACAGGAAGGGAGAACAGCATCAAAAGGGAAATACAATCGTGGACTCAAACCCAGATTTTGTGTTAGAAGACACAGGTAGAGAGCTTACAGGGAAAAGTGGCAAACTAGCAAGTGATAAAACAGACACGAAAATTACTTCTAGTGAAAAGCATGCaccaaagaagagaaaggagttAGATGATTTATCTGAAGATACAGAGGCTCTAGAAATTGTGTTTGGAAGCAGAGACCTAGACTGGGAAGATCAAATGGCAGATCAAGACCAGGAAGCtcaaggaaatattaaaaaaaaaagatgcttggAAGCCAAAGGAAGCTCGATTCAGAAAGTCAATGTAAAGCAGAGAGACGAGAATAAAATGTTG AAAGAAGAGGAACTTGAATCAGTTTTATCTTCGGAAATGAAAAGCGAGATCAAGCAAGAGACACCAGTCTTG GATGACTCCAGCAATCTTCCTAGCAGACTTCTGTTGACTGAGTTTAGATCATTGGTTGTCAGCCATCCAAGACAGAGCACTCAGTTTACTGGAAATAGCAGCTACGGGGGgaagaaaaatttcaaaatgttcaaAAAG GTAGCTTATCCAGGGGCAGGACAACTTCCATACATTATTGGAGGATCAGATTTGATTGCTCACCATGCTAAGAAGAATTCAGAGCTAGAAGAGTGGTTAAGGCAAGAAATGGAG GAACAGAACCGACATGCAAGAGAAGAATCACTTGCTGATGATCTCTTTAG
- the NBN gene encoding nibrin isoform X1, which produces MWKLVPAAGTGEPYRLLAGTEYVVGRKNCSILIQDDQSISRSHAVLTVSHPETSPSQSLSVPVLTVKDTSKYGTSVNGSKLNGSSVSLQSGDRINFGVFESKFRVEYEPLVVCSSCLDVAQKTALRQAIQQLGGLVVNEWTKQCTHLVMASVKVTVKTTCALICGRPIIKPEFFVELIKAIQSGQQLPDHECFYPPVDEPSIGTQKLDLSERHERKKVFSGKTFVFLTAKQHKRLGPAVILGGGVAKLMTEGRKETSLLVSPEVCVVDVGLTNSQIPGTDSILTLLQSKDLRAIPEAEIGLAVIFMSTEKYCNPQKQPGNKAVTRSAATSVLLRRDVSQSLAVDETIMPTAADNSTVYVADTETEEQTCMEIANNPQMDRRCKMAFQDITAVKKNPNTSGNVNAGASISRMNRTPGFSQKSDPVSPSKISEAGKPSECASHRQSNTITNYFQVARKRERDEGGEETSVPKVPKLGERSSPVSKCTESTASSMWNRKGEQHQKGNTIVDSNPDFVLEDTGRELTGKSGKLASDKTDTKITSSEKHAPKKRKELDDLSEDTEALEIVFGSRDLDWEDQMADQDQEAQGNIKKKRCLEAKGSSIQKVNVKQRDENKMLKEEELESVLSSEMKSEIKQETPVLLQDDSSNLPSRLLLTEFRSLVVSHPRQSTQFTGNSSYGGKKNFKMFKKVAYPGAGQLPYIIGGSDLIAHHAKKNSELEEWLRQEMEEQNRHAREESLADDLFRYDPNVKRRR; this is translated from the exons ATGTGGAAGCTGGTTCCCGCCGCAGGAACAG GAGAGCCATATCGGCTTTTAGCTGGTACAGAATATGTTGTTGGACGCAAAAACTGCTCAATTTTAATTCAGGATGATCAGTCCATCAGTCGAAGTCATGCAGTTCTGACTGTAAGTCATCCTGAAACAAGCCCT agcCAGTCTCTCTCGGTCCCTGTATTAACAGTAAAAGATACATCCAAGTATGGTACCTCCGTTAATGGATCAAAACTCAATGGCAGTTCGGTGTCTTTGCAGTCTGGTGATAGAATCAACTTTGGAGTCTTTGAGAGCAAGTTTAG AGTAGAGTATGAACCCTTAGTTGTCTGCTCCTCGTGTTTAGATGTTGCTCAGAAAACTGCTTTACGTCAAGCCATCCAGCAGCTTGGAGGCCTTGTAGTGAATGAATGGACAAAACAGTGCACGCACCTTGTAATGGCATCAGTAAAAGTTACTGTTAAG acTACATGTGCTTTGATTTGTGGTAGACCAattataaaaccagaattttttgTTGAACTAATCAAAGCTATTCAGTCTGGGCAACAGTTGCCTGATCATGAATG CTTTTATCCTCCAGTTGATGAACCTTCCATTGGCACTCAAAAACTGGATTTATCTGAGCgtcatgaaaggaaaaaagtattcaGTGGAAaaacttttgtatttttaactgCCAAGCAG CACAAGAGACTGGGTCCAGCAGTTATTCTTGGCGGAGGGGTAGCAAAATTGATGAcggagggaagaaaagaaacatctttACTGGTTTCTCCTGAAGTCTGTGTTGTTGATGTGGGGTTGACAAACTCTCAGATCCCTGGAACTGATTCCATTCTGACTCTCTTGCAAAG TAAGGATCTCAGGGCTATTCCTGAGGCAGAAATTGGATTGGCAGTTATCTTCATGTCTACGGAAAAATACTGCAACCCTCAAAAGCAGCCTGGTAACAAAG CTGTCACTAGAAGTGCTGCCACATCAGTTCTGCTGCGGAGAGACGTTTCTCAGAGTTTGGCTGTGGATGAAACCATTATGCCAACTGCTGCAGATAACAGCACAGTATATGTAGCTGatacagaaacagaagagcagACATG taTGGAGATAGCGAATAATCCCCAGATGGACAGAAGATGCAAAATGGCTTTCCAGGATATCACCGCTGTgaagaaaaaccccaacacaagTGGCAATGTAAATGCAGGAGCTTCAATATCTAGAATGAACAGAACACCTGGGTTTAGTCAAAAAAGTGATCCTGTCTCGCCATCCAAAATTTCAGAAGCTGGTAAACCCAGTGAGTGCGCTTCACATCGCCAGTCTAACACAATTACAAATTACTTCCAGGTAGCTAGAAAGAG GGAAAGAgatgaaggaggagaagaaacatCTGTACCCAAAGTACCAAAACTGGGGGAACGGTCATCGCCTGTTTCCAAATGCACTGAATCCACAGCTTCATCCATGTGGAACAGGAAGGGAGAACAGCATCAAAAGGGAAATACAATCGTGGACTCAAACCCAGATTTTGTGTTAGAAGACACAGGTAGAGAGCTTACAGGGAAAAGTGGCAAACTAGCAAGTGATAAAACAGACACGAAAATTACTTCTAGTGAAAAGCATGCaccaaagaagagaaaggagttAGATGATTTATCTGAAGATACAGAGGCTCTAGAAATTGTGTTTGGAAGCAGAGACCTAGACTGGGAAGATCAAATGGCAGATCAAGACCAGGAAGCtcaaggaaatattaaaaaaaaaagatgcttggAAGCCAAAGGAAGCTCGATTCAGAAAGTCAATGTAAAGCAGAGAGACGAGAATAAAATGTTG AAAGAAGAGGAACTTGAATCAGTTTTATCTTCGGAAATGAAAAGCGAGATCAAGCAAGAGACACCAGTCTTG CTTCAGGATGACTCCAGCAATCTTCCTAGCAGACTTCTGTTGACTGAGTTTAGATCATTGGTTGTCAGCCATCCAAGACAGAGCACTCAGTTTACTGGAAATAGCAGCTACGGGGGgaagaaaaatttcaaaatgttcaaAAAG GTAGCTTATCCAGGGGCAGGACAACTTCCATACATTATTGGAGGATCAGATTTGATTGCTCACCATGCTAAGAAGAATTCAGAGCTAGAAGAGTGGTTAAGGCAAGAAATGGAG GAACAGAACCGACATGCAAGAGAAGAATCACTTGCTGATGATCTCTTTAG
- the NBN gene encoding nibrin isoform X2 has product MWKLVPAAGTGEPYRLLAGTEYVVGRKNCSILIQDDQSISRSHAVLTVSHPETSPSQSLSVPVLTVKDTSKYGTSVNGSKLNGSSVSLQSGDRINFGVFESKFRVEYEPLVVCSSCLDVAQKTALRQAIQQLGGLVVNEWTKQCTHLVMASVKVTVKTTCALICGRPIIKPEFFVELIKAIQSGQQLPDHECFYPPVDEPSIGTQKLDLSERHERKKVFSGKTFVFLTAKQHKRLGPAVILGGGVAKLMTEGRKETSLLVSPEVCVVDVGLTNSQIPGTDSILTLLQSKDLRAIPEAEIGLAVIFMSTEKYCNPQKQPGNKAVTRSAATSVLLRRDVSQSLAVDETIMPTAADNSTVYVADTETEEQTCMEIANNPQMDRRCKMAFQDITAVKKNPNTSGNVNAGASISRMNRTPGFSQKSDPVSPSKISEAGKPSECASHRQSNTITNYFQVARKRERDEGGEETSVPKVPKLGERSSPVSKCTESTASSMWNRKGEQHQKGNTIVDSNPDFVLEDTGRELTGKSGKLASDKTDTKITSSEKHAPKKRKELDDLSEDTEALEIVFGSRDLDWEDQMADQDQEAQGNIKKKRCLEAKGSSIQKVNVKQRDENKMLKEEELESVLSSEMKSEIKQETPVLDDSSNLPSRLLLTEFRSLVVSHPRQSTQFTGNSSYGGKKNFKMFKKVAYPGAGQLPYIIGGSDLIAHHAKKNSELEEWLRQEMEEQNRHAREESLADDLFRYDPNVKRRR; this is encoded by the exons ATGTGGAAGCTGGTTCCCGCCGCAGGAACAG GAGAGCCATATCGGCTTTTAGCTGGTACAGAATATGTTGTTGGACGCAAAAACTGCTCAATTTTAATTCAGGATGATCAGTCCATCAGTCGAAGTCATGCAGTTCTGACTGTAAGTCATCCTGAAACAAGCCCT agcCAGTCTCTCTCGGTCCCTGTATTAACAGTAAAAGATACATCCAAGTATGGTACCTCCGTTAATGGATCAAAACTCAATGGCAGTTCGGTGTCTTTGCAGTCTGGTGATAGAATCAACTTTGGAGTCTTTGAGAGCAAGTTTAG AGTAGAGTATGAACCCTTAGTTGTCTGCTCCTCGTGTTTAGATGTTGCTCAGAAAACTGCTTTACGTCAAGCCATCCAGCAGCTTGGAGGCCTTGTAGTGAATGAATGGACAAAACAGTGCACGCACCTTGTAATGGCATCAGTAAAAGTTACTGTTAAG acTACATGTGCTTTGATTTGTGGTAGACCAattataaaaccagaattttttgTTGAACTAATCAAAGCTATTCAGTCTGGGCAACAGTTGCCTGATCATGAATG CTTTTATCCTCCAGTTGATGAACCTTCCATTGGCACTCAAAAACTGGATTTATCTGAGCgtcatgaaaggaaaaaagtattcaGTGGAAaaacttttgtatttttaactgCCAAGCAG CACAAGAGACTGGGTCCAGCAGTTATTCTTGGCGGAGGGGTAGCAAAATTGATGAcggagggaagaaaagaaacatctttACTGGTTTCTCCTGAAGTCTGTGTTGTTGATGTGGGGTTGACAAACTCTCAGATCCCTGGAACTGATTCCATTCTGACTCTCTTGCAAAG TAAGGATCTCAGGGCTATTCCTGAGGCAGAAATTGGATTGGCAGTTATCTTCATGTCTACGGAAAAATACTGCAACCCTCAAAAGCAGCCTGGTAACAAAG CTGTCACTAGAAGTGCTGCCACATCAGTTCTGCTGCGGAGAGACGTTTCTCAGAGTTTGGCTGTGGATGAAACCATTATGCCAACTGCTGCAGATAACAGCACAGTATATGTAGCTGatacagaaacagaagagcagACATG taTGGAGATAGCGAATAATCCCCAGATGGACAGAAGATGCAAAATGGCTTTCCAGGATATCACCGCTGTgaagaaaaaccccaacacaagTGGCAATGTAAATGCAGGAGCTTCAATATCTAGAATGAACAGAACACCTGGGTTTAGTCAAAAAAGTGATCCTGTCTCGCCATCCAAAATTTCAGAAGCTGGTAAACCCAGTGAGTGCGCTTCACATCGCCAGTCTAACACAATTACAAATTACTTCCAGGTAGCTAGAAAGAG GGAAAGAgatgaaggaggagaagaaacatCTGTACCCAAAGTACCAAAACTGGGGGAACGGTCATCGCCTGTTTCCAAATGCACTGAATCCACAGCTTCATCCATGTGGAACAGGAAGGGAGAACAGCATCAAAAGGGAAATACAATCGTGGACTCAAACCCAGATTTTGTGTTAGAAGACACAGGTAGAGAGCTTACAGGGAAAAGTGGCAAACTAGCAAGTGATAAAACAGACACGAAAATTACTTCTAGTGAAAAGCATGCaccaaagaagagaaaggagttAGATGATTTATCTGAAGATACAGAGGCTCTAGAAATTGTGTTTGGAAGCAGAGACCTAGACTGGGAAGATCAAATGGCAGATCAAGACCAGGAAGCtcaaggaaatattaaaaaaaaaagatgcttggAAGCCAAAGGAAGCTCGATTCAGAAAGTCAATGTAAAGCAGAGAGACGAGAATAAAATGTTG AAAGAAGAGGAACTTGAATCAGTTTTATCTTCGGAAATGAAAAGCGAGATCAAGCAAGAGACACCAGTCTTG GATGACTCCAGCAATCTTCCTAGCAGACTTCTGTTGACTGAGTTTAGATCATTGGTTGTCAGCCATCCAAGACAGAGCACTCAGTTTACTGGAAATAGCAGCTACGGGGGgaagaaaaatttcaaaatgttcaaAAAG GTAGCTTATCCAGGGGCAGGACAACTTCCATACATTATTGGAGGATCAGATTTGATTGCTCACCATGCTAAGAAGAATTCAGAGCTAGAAGAGTGGTTAAGGCAAGAAATGGAG GAACAGAACCGACATGCAAGAGAAGAATCACTTGCTGATGATCTCTTTAG